The stretch of DNA TTATCATTATCCTTTCTTTTTTAGTTGGCAATTCGTTAATGTTTATTTTCGGTGCAGCAGGTGCGGCTTCGGTTGGTCAAGCGGATATCTCAGATGTGATGATAGCGCAAGGTTTATTAATTCCAGCAATTATTGTTCTTGGACTTAATATTTGGACTACCAATGATAATGCACTGTATGCATCAGGACTTGGTATGTCAAATATAACTGGGCTATCAAGCAAAACAATGTCAATGATGAATGGGATCATTGGTACACTTTGTGCGGTATGGCTATATAATAATTTTGTCGGTTGGTTAACTTTCTTATCAACCGCGATTCCACCAATTGGCGGGGTCATTATCGCTGATTATTTTATCAATAAAAAACATTATCAATCTTTAGTTAATGGTAGCCGAAGAAAAGTTAATTGGGTTGCCATCATAGCTGTTGCGATTGGGATTTTTTGCGCAAAACTATTACCTGGCGTTGTTCCCATAAATTCAGTGTTAGGTAGTGCAATAAGTTATATAATTATTAATTCGTTTGAACGAAGAATCAAGGTTTCTAGAGGCCTAAAATGAACACAAAAAAGACATTTATTGTAAGTAACGCTCGCCTACCAAATCGAGAAGGGTTATGGCAAATAGAAATAACCGATGGCAAATTTGGTGAAATATCAGAGCAAAAGGGTAAAATACATTGTGACCTTAATGCCAATGAAGGACTCGTCATTCCCCCTTTCATTGAACCGCATATTCATTTAGACACCACACAAACTGCAGGGCAACCCGCTTGGAATCAATCTGGAACATTATTTGAAGGAATTGAGCGCTGGTCAGAGCGTAAAACAATGCTAACTCATGATGACGTTAAAAGCCGCGCACTCAAAACGTTACAATGGCAAATTGCTAATGGCATACAATATGTGCGGACTCATGTTGATGTATCAGATCCATCATTGATAGCATTAAAAGCAATGTTAGAGGTCAAAAAAGAAATTGCGCCATGGGTTGATTTACAAATCGTTGCCTTTCCACAAGAAGGGATCCTTTCTTATCCCAATGGTAAAGAACTACTTGAACAAGCAGTTAAATTAGGTGCAGATGTTATTGGTGCGATCCCCCATTTTGAATTCACTCGTGAATATGGTATTGAGTCATTACATTTTATTTTTGAACTTGCGAAAAAATATGATCGATTAATTGATGTTCATTGCGATGAAATTGATGATGAGCAGTCTCGATTCGTTGAAACAGTTGCTGCATTAGCACATAAATATGAGATGGGAAATAAGGTTACAGCAAGCCATACAACTGCAATGCATTCTTATAATGGTGCTTATACTTCACGTTTATTTAGGATATTAAAATTATCTGGTATTAATTTTGTTGCCAACCCTCTTGTTAATATTCATCTACAAGGCCGATTTGATACTTATCCAAAACGTCGTGGTATTACAAGAGTTAAAGAACTGTTAGAAGCCGGAATTAATGTGTGCTTTGGTCATGATGATGTGTTTGACCCTTGGTATCCACTAGGCACAGCAAATATGTTGCAGGTGCTTCATATGGGATTACATATTTGCCAGCTAATGGGCTATGAACAAATAAACCAAAGCTTAGCGCTTATTACAACTAATAGCGCTAAAACATTTTATCTTTCTGATAAACAATATGGTATCAATAAAGGTAATGATGCTAATCTAATAATCTTACCCGCTAAAAATGGATTTGATGCCGTTCGCCGACAAACGCCTATTCTTTATTCTATCCGTCACGGTAAAATCATCGCAAGAACAGAACCTGCCCAACATTATATTATAGAAGATCAAGAAAAAGTGATAACATATAGTTAGATGTAAATGTGTTGTTAATACATAAATTTTTCATCCAAAAGTAAAACTGCTCAAACCATGAGCAGCTTTTTGATAGTAACTTATACTTATAATATCTCAGGAGTCATCAATGAATAAGCGTATTGTTTCTTCATTAACAGTTAGCGTAGCATTACTTATTTCGTCTGTTTCAGTTCAAGCGACACCAATTTCTGTAGGAATGGGCGCAAGTTGGACTGATTCACCATATAAAGGCTATGGCGCGGTATATTATCCATTACCCCATATTGCATTTTCTAATGAAATATTTTTCATTAACAATTTTACTGCAGGTGCTTATGTTTATTCTGATGAAAATCAGAAAGTCTCTCTTGGAGTAAGTTATCTTCCACTAGAATTTAAAACAAAAGATACTGATAATTCTCAAATGAAAAAGCTAAGTAAACGTCACTCAACACTTTTAGCTGAGGCAAGATATTCACTTTCAACTGAATTTGGTAGTTTTGCAGCAAGCATTGGTGCAGATGTTTTAAATGAAAGTAATAGTGTTTTAATTAATGCAAGTTATGCTTATGCATTCTCAGGCGATAAATGGTCTATTGAACCACGAATTGGGATCAACTGGGCAAATGATAAACATAATGATTATTATTATGGTATATCTCATAGTGAATCCGCTCGTTCGGGGCTTGCTTACCACGATGCGAAAAGTTCATTTACGCCATATATATCAATCGTTGGGAATTATGCATTGACCCAAAATTTTGGCACTTATCTTGGTGCTAGGGTTGATAAATTAACTGGTGATGCAAAAAATAGCCCAATGATTGCTAATAGTACAGTACCAAGCGTTTTTGCTGGTGTCACATATAATTTCTAATATCATTTTTTTATTTAAATAATTTGATATTAAAATTTGCCATGCCCGTTTTATTTAATAATTACGGGCATATTACGAAATATTTGTTAAGGAAGATTTATCAATATGCTTTGGTTTAGAAATGCGATTATTTATCAGCTCAATAAAGATAACCTTCTTGATAAGCAGCTCGTTGAGAAAGCGATAAATGCTTGTCCATTCGTACCTTGTGGAAATACTGATAGCACGAGATCGGGCTGGATTTCCCCCTATGGTGAAAATAGTGATAATTCGCTACTTATTGATATTAACGGGCAATTATTATTACGTTTAAAAAAAGAAACTAAAATTTTACCCTCATCGGTAGTTAAACAAGCCTTAGCCGATAAAATAAATACACAAGAAAATGTATTAGGTCGTAAATTAAAGAAAACCGAAAAACAGTCATTACAAGATGAGATCTTTATTGATCTATTACCTAGAGCATTTAGTAAATACCAATTTTTCTGGCTATGGATAGATACCCAAGCAAGAAGAGTCATCGTTGATAGTGCAAGTTTCAAGCAATCCGAAGATATTTTAGCGCTATTAAGAAAAGAGATGGGAAGCTTATCTATTGCCCCATTAGCAAGTGAAACCCCATTAGATAAAACGATGACCGAGTGGGTTAGAAACAAAGTGCAGCATCCACCAATACAGCTAGGTAGTGAAATAGAACTTAAAGATGCACTCGAAGATAATCAAATTGTACGCTGCAAAAATCTCGAAATAGATAGCAATGAAGTATTCGTGCATATTGATGCAGGGAAACAAGTTAATAAGCTAAACCTTATCGATGAAAGGGGTGTTTCATTCATTCTAAATAAAGATTACACATTAAAAAGAATCAAATTTGACAGTTCGATTGCAGATAAAAACGAAGATTTTATGCCAGAAGAAAAAGATAAAAGGCTTGAAGCAGATTTTATTATTATGACTAAAGCATTATCTGACACTTTTAATACATTGATAAAAATCACTAATTAGCGTAAAATCCACAAAAGATTTATTAAAGATAAATATTTTTCTTTAATAAGAAGAGAAAGAATTATCTATACCAATGCAAATTTGGCGTGGTATACTTGAATAAATATTTCTATGTATAATTACAATAAACGGAAATAAAGCTTTATTTTTAGCAGTTTAATATTGAACTGTTAGAAGTAATTATCAACAAAACATTAAGTTGAGGGACAAAATGAAAAAAACAACTTTAGCGCTAGCAGTGGCAATCGCTAGCCTTACATCAGTCGCTAATGCAGCATTACCAGATGATACTTTTTATACTGGTGCTAAATTAGGTTGGTCAAAATTCTATGACACTCACTCAGACCGAGTAGATGGCGCAACTAAAGCTTCATCTAATAACGTTGGCGGTGGTGCATTCGTTGGTTTTCAAGCTAATCCATACCTTGCTTTTGAATTAGGTTATGATTGGTTAGGAACTGTTAAATATAAATCAAGCGGAGACAAAGTAACTGCTCATGGTGCATCTTTAACAGGTAAATTAAGCTATCCTATCTCTTTCATTTCTGATGATTTAGATGTTTACGCTCGTGCTGGTGCTTTCGTTAGTACTACACGTTGGAAAACTGATGGTGATAAACACAGCAATACTGACGTATCGCCAGTTTATGCACTAGGTTTTGATTACCGTTTAAATCAAGATTTTTCTACTCGTTTAGAATACCAATGGGTTAACCATATTCGTACTGACGGCCCTGTTAATCCAGACAACGGCATGCTTACATTTGGCGTAACTTATAGCTTAGGTTCACCTGATGTTCCAAAAGCGTCTGAGTTAGAAGTACGTGAAAATCGTTATGTATTAAATGAAGATGTTGTATTTGCTTATGCTAAAGCAGATATCAAACCTGAAGGTCAAGCTTCTTTAGATGAATTAGTTAAAACTTTAGTAAAACTAAATCCGTCTGAAAGTGCAATCGTAGTTATTGGTTATACTGACCGTATTGGTTCAGATAGCTATAATTTAAAACTATCTGAACAACGCGCTAAAGCAGTTATGGATTACCTAGTATCTAAAGGTGTTCCAGCAAGCTTAATCACTGCTCGTGGTGAAGGTAAAGCAAATCCTGTAACTGGTGATAAATGCCAAGCACTTAAAGGTGCAGATCTTAAAGCTTGTTTAGCTCCAGATCGTCGCGTTGAAATCCAAGTTAAAGCGACCTCTGTTCAAGAAGTTTTAATCTCAGAACAAAAAGATAATACTAAATAATAATCCTAGTGTTAGCTTTTATTTTCTAAAAAACCCAGCTTATTAGCTGGGTTTTTATTGATTATTTATACACATCAATTACAATAGTTAGTATAATATTCATATTTTATATGGTTTTTTTGTCTATAAAACAGGCAAAATCAAATAAATAATTTTTTTTATTCACAATCCACTGTTAGTGTTTATTTTATTTTGTGAGTAATTAAGTATATTCAGAGATATTTGGAGTTCCTGTGTCTATAATAGTCTGGCAAAAATGTTTATCTCAGTTACAAGAAGAGCTAACAGCAACAGAGTTTAATTTATGGATTAGACCTCTACAAGTAGAGCTTGAAGATAATAAATTTTATCTTTATGCACCAAATCGTTTTGTCCAAGATTGGGTTAAAAATAAATATCTGGCTAAAATATCATTACTACTTAGTCAATTGCTTGATATTGAATCCCCAAAAATTTCGATTCAAGTTGGTTCACCAAAGCACCAAAATGATTCAGGACTTAAAGCTGCTCCGGTAATAGAACTAGAACGCCCGACTACCGCGAGTGAACCTAAGTGGAAAACAAAGAAATCAAACGAAAATATTGTCTATCAATCAGGCATAAATCCAAAATATACTTTTGATAGCTTTGTTGAGGGAAAATCAAATCAGCTTGCAAATGCCGCCGCAAAACAAGTCGCTGAAAATCCGGGTAAAGCATACAATCCATTATTTATTTATGGATCAACTGGCTTAGGGAAAACGCATTTACTCCACTCGGTAGGAAATCAAATATTACAAAGTAAACGCAATGCTAAAGTTATCTATATGCATTCAGAGCGTTTTGTACAAGACATGGTAAAAGCGCTACAAAACAACGCTATTGAAGACTTCAAAAGTTACTACCGCTCTGTTGATGCATTATTAATTGATGACATTCAATTTTTTGCTAATAAAGAACGGACACAAGAGGAATTTTTCCATACGTTTAATACCCTTTTAGAAGGTAATCAACAAATTATTTTAACCTCGGATAGATACCCAAAAGAAATCGATGGGGTTGAAGATCGCTTAAAATCGCGTTTTGGCTGGGGACTAACTATTGCAATAGAACCTCCAGAACTTGAAACCCGCGTAGCAATATTGATGAAAAAAGCGGACGAAAATCATATTAGACTTCCAGAGGAAGTTGCCTTTTTTATTGCTAAACGCTTACGTTCTAATGTCAGAGAATTAGAAGGTGCTTTGAATCGTGTTATAGCGAATGCGAATTTTACCGGTAAATCAATCAGTATTGATTTTGTTAAAGATGCATTAAAAGACTTACTTGCTTTACAAGAAAAACTCGTTACTATTGAAAATATTCAAAAAACAGTTGCCGAATATTATAAAATAAAAGTATCAGACCTATTGTCGAAAAGGCGTTCTCGCTCAGTTGCAAGGCCAAGGCAAGTTGCGATGGCATTAGCAAAAGAGCTAACAAATAAAAGCTTACCTGAAATTGGGGATGGCTTTGGTGGACGAGATCACACAACGGTCTTACATGCGTGCCGAAAAATCGCGGAATTAAGGGAAGAAAGCAATGATATTAAAGAAGATTACTCTAATTTAATACGAACACTTTCAACATGATTATTATTTAATTAAAGAATAAATATTATGAAATTTATTATTGACCGTGAAAAATTAATAAAACCATTGCAACTTGTTACTGCACCTCTAAGTAGTCGCCCTACCCTACCGATTTTAGGTAACTTATTGTTGCAAGTTAATGATAATACCCTATCGATGACCGGAACGGATCTAGAGATAGAAATGATTGCTAGGATAAAATTAGCAGAAGCAAATGAGCCAGGTACAACCACAGTACCTGCCCGTAAATTTTTAGATATTTGTAGAAGCTTACCCAATGATGCACAGCTTTCAATTACTCTTGATGATAGCCGTTTGACGATTCAATCAGGTAGAAGTAAATTCTCATTATCAATACTACCAGCTAGCGACTTCCCAAATTTAGAAAATTGGCAATATGATGTGGATTTCTCAATCCCACAAAAAACATTAAAACAGTTAATCGATTCTGTCCAGTTTTCAATGGCTAATCAAGATGTGCGATATTATCTTAATGGTATGTTATTTGAAACTGAAAATAATTTACTAAAAACGGTTGCAACTGATGGGCATAGGTTAGCCGTATGTGCACTACCAATTGGCCAAAACATTCCAACAACTAGCTCTGTTATTATGCCTCGAAAAGGGGTTCTTGAATTAGCTAAATTAGTTGGAGATAGTGATGAGCCAATTAATATTCAAATTGGTAATAATAACTTACGCGTTAATTTAGCTGATTTAACATTTACCTCAAAGTTAATTGATGGCAGATTTCCTGATTACAAAAAAGTATTACCACGTAATCCGGATAAAACATTGGATGCTTCATGTGAAGAATTAAAAAATGCCTTATCTCGGGCAGCAATTTTATCCAATGAAAAATTTAAAGGAATTCGCCTTTATATAGATAATAACCAAATCAAAATTACTGCCAACAATCCAGAACAAGAAGAAGCAGAAGAAATTGTCGATGTAAAATATTCTGCCCAACCTCTTGAAATTGGTTTTAATGTTACGTACTTACTTGATGTTCTTAATACCTTAAAATGTGACACAATACAGATATTATTATCTGACTCTACATCAAGTGTACAAATTGAAGATATCAATAAGCAAGCAGCAACTTACGTTGTCATGCCAATGCGTTTATAAACTCAAATTGACCTATTGAGGCATTTTTACTTGATAGGTCAAGTAACAATCATATGACCATCGCTCAACTAAACATTCACGACTTTCGTAATATCAATTCAGCTGAAGTCTTACCTTCACCAAAATTTAATTTCATTATTGGTGATAATGGTAGTGGCAAGACGAGCTTTCTTGAAGCAATTTATATGCTAGGCCATGGCCGTGCTTTTCGTCACCAATTATCGAGTCGTATCATTCAACATGATAAATCTGAGTTAGTGCTATTTAGCAAAATCATATCACCAAAAAATAAGATCCATAGCGTTGGATTATCAAAAGCTCGCAGTGGTGAGAATAAAATTAAAATTGACAATGACCAAGGTTTTAAACTTGCTGAACTCGCAAAGTTACTACCGATGCAATTAATTACACCAGAAGGATTCGATCTATTAAGCGGTGGTCCTAAATATCGAAGGGCCTTTATCGACTGGGGCTGTTTTCATCATTATAGTGAATTTATTACATTATGGAATAACCTACGTCGTTTGCTTAAACAGCGTAATGCTCTCCTTAAACGTTCAATCAATTATGACCAACTAAAACCCTGGGATAAAGAATTGGTTCCGGTTGCTAATCGAATAAGTCAAATTCGTCACGATTATATTGAAAAAATTCGCCATGAAATAATTAAAACTAGCCATGATTTTTTGCCTGAATATGATTTAGATTGCCAGTTTTATCAAGGATGGGAGCAATCACTCGATTATGCACAATTACTGGTTGAAAATTTTGAGCGGGATAAATTGTTTAGCTACACCACAATTGGCCCACATAAAGCCGATCTCAAATTGCGGATAAATAATATTCCAATTGAAGTTCTATTCTCAAGGGGACAACTAAAATTACTGATGTGTGCTTTGCGGCTAGCACAAGGTGAATTTTATGCCCAGTATCATAATCAAGCTTGCCTATACCTTATCGATGACTTTGCATCAGAACTCGATTTAACTAAGCGAGCTTTGCTTGCTAAGCGATTAAAATCGACTGATTCGCAAGTTTTTATTAGTGCTGTCGATCAAGAACAAATTCAAGCGATGGTTGATGAAAATGATAAGATTTTTTACATAAAATCTGGTATAATCTCAGAATAATTTTATCACTTTTTAGTTAAATGATGTTCTAGCGAGAAATACATGTCTAATTCTTATGATTCCTCAAGTATAAAAGTACTCAAAGGACTTGATGCTGTCCGTAAACGTCCGGGTATGTATATCGGTGATACTGACGATGGCACAGGTTTACACCATATGGTTTTTGAAGTTGTCGATAATGCCATCGATGAAGCACTTGCTGGTTATTGCCATGATATTCAAGTCACTATTCATACTGATAATTCAGTATCTGTGCGTGATGATGGGCGAGGAATTCCAACGGGAATTCATGAAGAAGAAGGAGTTTCAGCCGCAGAAGTTATTATGACTGTATTGCATGCTGGTGGTAAATTCGATGATAACTCTTATAAAGTTTCTGGTGGTTTACATGGCGTTGGTGTTTCGGTTGTAAATGCTTTATCAGACAAACTCGAGCTAACAATTTATCGTGATGAAAAAGTTCACCAACAATTTTATAGCCTTGGTGTACCACAAGCACCATTGGCTGTTATTGGTGAAACAACAGAAACTGGAACCTATGTCCGCTTTTGGCCTAGCCCACAAACATTTACTAATATTGAGTTTATTTATGAGATCCTTGCAAAACGTTTAAGAGAGCTCTCATTTTTAAATTCAGGTGTTTCTATTAAACTATTAGATGAGCGAACGGGTAAGAATGAACACTTTCATTATGAAGGTGGTATACAAGCTTTTGTAGAATATCTCAATAAAAATAAAACCCCAATTCATCCTAAAATTTTCTATTTTAGTTCTGAAAAAGATAATATTGGTGTAGAGGTCGCACTTCAGTGGAATGATGGTTATCAAGAAAATATTTATTGTTTTACCAACAATAT from Orbaceae bacterium lpD04 encodes:
- a CDS encoding cytosine deaminase, whose amino-acid sequence is MNTKKTFIVSNARLPNREGLWQIEITDGKFGEISEQKGKIHCDLNANEGLVIPPFIEPHIHLDTTQTAGQPAWNQSGTLFEGIERWSERKTMLTHDDVKSRALKTLQWQIANGIQYVRTHVDVSDPSLIALKAMLEVKKEIAPWVDLQIVAFPQEGILSYPNGKELLEQAVKLGADVIGAIPHFEFTREYGIESLHFIFELAKKYDRLIDVHCDEIDDEQSRFVETVAALAHKYEMGNKVTASHTTAMHSYNGAYTSRLFRILKLSGINFVANPLVNIHLQGRFDTYPKRRGITRVKELLEAGINVCFGHDDVFDPWYPLGTANMLQVLHMGLHICQLMGYEQINQSLALITTNSAKTFYLSDKQYGINKGNDANLIILPAKNGFDAVRRQTPILYSIRHGKIIARTEPAQHYIIEDQEKVITYS
- a CDS encoding MipA/OmpV family protein, with the protein product MNKRIVSSLTVSVALLISSVSVQATPISVGMGASWTDSPYKGYGAVYYPLPHIAFSNEIFFINNFTAGAYVYSDENQKVSLGVSYLPLEFKTKDTDNSQMKKLSKRHSTLLAEARYSLSTEFGSFAASIGADVLNESNSVLINASYAYAFSGDKWSIEPRIGINWANDKHNDYYYGISHSESARSGLAYHDAKSSFTPYISIVGNYALTQNFGTYLGARVDKLTGDAKNSPMIANSTVPSVFAGVTYNF
- a CDS encoding recombination-associated protein RdgC, with the translated sequence MLWFRNAIIYQLNKDNLLDKQLVEKAINACPFVPCGNTDSTRSGWISPYGENSDNSLLIDINGQLLLRLKKETKILPSSVVKQALADKINTQENVLGRKLKKTEKQSLQDEIFIDLLPRAFSKYQFFWLWIDTQARRVIVDSASFKQSEDILALLRKEMGSLSIAPLASETPLDKTMTEWVRNKVQHPPIQLGSEIELKDALEDNQIVRCKNLEIDSNEVFVHIDAGKQVNKLNLIDERGVSFILNKDYTLKRIKFDSSIADKNEDFMPEEKDKRLEADFIIMTKALSDTFNTLIKITN
- the ompA gene encoding porin OmpA; its protein translation is MKKTTLALAVAIASLTSVANAALPDDTFYTGAKLGWSKFYDTHSDRVDGATKASSNNVGGGAFVGFQANPYLAFELGYDWLGTVKYKSSGDKVTAHGASLTGKLSYPISFISDDLDVYARAGAFVSTTRWKTDGDKHSNTDVSPVYALGFDYRLNQDFSTRLEYQWVNHIRTDGPVNPDNGMLTFGVTYSLGSPDVPKASELEVRENRYVLNEDVVFAYAKADIKPEGQASLDELVKTLVKLNPSESAIVVIGYTDRIGSDSYNLKLSEQRAKAVMDYLVSKGVPASLITARGEGKANPVTGDKCQALKGADLKACLAPDRRVEIQVKATSVQEVLISEQKDNTK
- the dnaA gene encoding chromosomal replication initiator protein DnaA, with protein sequence MSIIVWQKCLSQLQEELTATEFNLWIRPLQVELEDNKFYLYAPNRFVQDWVKNKYLAKISLLLSQLLDIESPKISIQVGSPKHQNDSGLKAAPVIELERPTTASEPKWKTKKSNENIVYQSGINPKYTFDSFVEGKSNQLANAAAKQVAENPGKAYNPLFIYGSTGLGKTHLLHSVGNQILQSKRNAKVIYMHSERFVQDMVKALQNNAIEDFKSYYRSVDALLIDDIQFFANKERTQEEFFHTFNTLLEGNQQIILTSDRYPKEIDGVEDRLKSRFGWGLTIAIEPPELETRVAILMKKADENHIRLPEEVAFFIAKRLRSNVRELEGALNRVIANANFTGKSISIDFVKDALKDLLALQEKLVTIENIQKTVAEYYKIKVSDLLSKRRSRSVARPRQVAMALAKELTNKSLPEIGDGFGGRDHTTVLHACRKIAELREESNDIKEDYSNLIRTLST
- the dnaN gene encoding DNA polymerase III subunit beta; translated protein: MKFIIDREKLIKPLQLVTAPLSSRPTLPILGNLLLQVNDNTLSMTGTDLEIEMIARIKLAEANEPGTTTVPARKFLDICRSLPNDAQLSITLDDSRLTIQSGRSKFSLSILPASDFPNLENWQYDVDFSIPQKTLKQLIDSVQFSMANQDVRYYLNGMLFETENNLLKTVATDGHRLAVCALPIGQNIPTTSSVIMPRKGVLELAKLVGDSDEPINIQIGNNNLRVNLADLTFTSKLIDGRFPDYKKVLPRNPDKTLDASCEELKNALSRAAILSNEKFKGIRLYIDNNQIKITANNPEQEEAEEIVDVKYSAQPLEIGFNVTYLLDVLNTLKCDTIQILLSDSTSSVQIEDINKQAATYVVMPMRL
- the recF gene encoding DNA replication/repair protein RecF translates to MTIAQLNIHDFRNINSAEVLPSPKFNFIIGDNGSGKTSFLEAIYMLGHGRAFRHQLSSRIIQHDKSELVLFSKIISPKNKIHSVGLSKARSGENKIKIDNDQGFKLAELAKLLPMQLITPEGFDLLSGGPKYRRAFIDWGCFHHYSEFITLWNNLRRLLKQRNALLKRSINYDQLKPWDKELVPVANRISQIRHDYIEKIRHEIIKTSHDFLPEYDLDCQFYQGWEQSLDYAQLLVENFERDKLFSYTTIGPHKADLKLRINNIPIEVLFSRGQLKLLMCALRLAQGEFYAQYHNQACLYLIDDFASELDLTKRALLAKRLKSTDSQVFISAVDQEQIQAMVDENDKIFYIKSGIISE